The proteins below come from a single Algiphilus sp. genomic window:
- a CDS encoding acetyl-CoA acetyltransferase: MTTELRGKSAIVGTGHAGFGEAHGLTAYDVMAQSALAALGDAGLKLSDVDGLFCTMMEDSMPALMAAEYLGIQPRFIDGTMSGGSSFVNYLTSATMALDAGLCDVALIVYGSNQRTASGRLVTASRPPAYEAPYNPRYPISAYAMAAARHMHEYGTTREQLADVAVAARAWAQRNPEAFERGPLTREDVLGSRMVGDPLTVRDCCLVTDGGGAIVMVRADRARDFPKAPVYVLGSAAASSHRQISQMKDFTVTAARDSGARAFAAAGVTPADIQAVELYDAFTINTILFLEDLGFCAKGEGGAFVEGGRIAPGGVLPVNTNGGGLSCVHPGMYGIFTVIEAARQIRGDAPGI; the protein is encoded by the coding sequence ATGACCACTGAACTTCGGGGGAAATCCGCCATCGTGGGAACCGGTCATGCCGGTTTCGGAGAAGCCCATGGCCTGACGGCCTATGATGTCATGGCGCAATCTGCGCTTGCGGCGCTTGGCGATGCCGGGCTGAAACTGTCCGACGTCGACGGGCTGTTTTGCACCATGATGGAAGACAGCATGCCGGCGCTTATGGCGGCGGAGTATCTGGGCATCCAGCCCCGTTTCATTGATGGCACGATGTCGGGCGGTTCGTCCTTCGTAAACTACCTGACGTCCGCGACCATGGCGCTGGACGCCGGTCTGTGTGATGTCGCGCTGATTGTTTATGGCTCCAACCAGCGCACCGCGTCGGGCAGACTGGTGACCGCTTCACGTCCTCCGGCCTACGAGGCGCCGTATAATCCGCGCTATCCGATCTCGGCCTATGCGATGGCGGCGGCGCGGCACATGCATGAATATGGTACCACCCGCGAACAGCTGGCCGACGTGGCCGTTGCCGCGCGGGCCTGGGCGCAGCGCAACCCCGAAGCGTTCGAGCGCGGCCCGCTGACCCGCGAGGACGTGTTGGGTTCGCGCATGGTGGGCGATCCATTGACCGTGCGCGACTGTTGTCTTGTCACCGACGGTGGCGGCGCGATCGTAATGGTCCGCGCGGACCGCGCCCGGGATTTCCCGAAGGCACCTGTCTATGTGCTGGGCAGTGCTGCGGCAAGCTCGCACCGGCAGATTTCCCAGATGAAGGATTTCACCGTGACCGCGGCCCGCGACTCGGGCGCGCGCGCCTTTGCGGCGGCCGGAGTGACCCCTGCGGATATCCAGGCGGTCGAGCTCTATGATGCCTTCACCATCAACACGATTTTGTTTCTCGAAGATCTTGGGTTCTGCGCGAAGGGCGAGGGAGGGGCCTTTGTCGAGGGCGGACGCATCGCGCCTGGCGGCGTGTTGCCGGTGAACACGAATGGCGGCGGCCTGTCCTGCGTGCACCCCGGGATGTACGGCATCTTCACAGTGATCGAGGCTGCCCGTCAGATCCGTGGCGACGCGCCGGGCATTCA
- a CDS encoding OB-fold domain-containing protein, whose amino-acid sequence MQDAKGPDQLFQRALAEGEILLPKCDDCGAYHFFPRVLCPHCHGTAISWKQAGGKGRVHTTTVVRRKPERGGDYNVCVVELDEGVRMMSRVEGIAPGEVVIDMPVTAFVGEAEGVPAVLFKPSEG is encoded by the coding sequence ATGCAGGATGCCAAAGGACCAGACCAGCTTTTCCAACGCGCGCTGGCAGAGGGAGAGATCCTGCTGCCCAAGTGCGACGACTGCGGGGCCTATCACTTTTTCCCGCGAGTCCTGTGTCCACATTGTCATGGCACCGCGATTTCGTGGAAGCAGGCCGGCGGCAAGGGACGGGTCCACACCACAACAGTCGTGCGCCGAAAGCCCGAACGGGGCGGCGACTACAACGTATGCGTCGTCGAGCTGGACGAGGGTGTCCGGATGATGAGCCGGGTCGAGGGCATTGCCCCGGGTGAGGTCGTCATCGACATGCCTGTAACCGCATTCGTGGGCGAGGCCGAGGGTGTTCCGGCCGTGCTTTTCAAACCGTCGGAGGGATAG
- a CDS encoding CaiB/BaiF CoA-transferase family protein has product MSGSDLAPLSGKLVVALEQAVAAPFCSSRLADAGARVIKIERKGAGDFARAYDTAANGESAYFTWLNRGKESVALDIKADEDREILLRMLENADVFIQNLLPGALAKLGLDSATLRESFPRLVTCDITGYGEDGPMRDAKAYDLLVQCESGLASVTGTPDGPGRVGVSVCDIATGMTAHAGICEALVGRDRTGKGSGVSVAMFDVMADWMSVPLLYHDYLGKPTPRVGLNHTVICPYGAYECKDGQLVVITVQHSGEWQRFCEHILGDAALATDPRFHDNTSRIENKPALEVLIKAVFASHDRAEMLKRLDAAGIASGAVNDVATLSDHPQLDRSVIATPSGEINVPSPPIRRSLGETALGACPAFDAQGKALRAEFGRRS; this is encoded by the coding sequence ATGTCAGGTTCAGACTTAGCCCCCCTTTCCGGCAAACTCGTCGTTGCGTTGGAACAGGCAGTCGCCGCGCCTTTTTGCTCCTCGCGGCTGGCCGATGCCGGCGCGCGTGTGATCAAGATCGAACGCAAGGGAGCCGGCGATTTCGCCCGCGCCTACGATACCGCCGCCAACGGTGAAAGCGCCTATTTCACATGGCTGAACCGAGGCAAAGAATCGGTCGCCTTGGACATTAAAGCCGACGAAGACCGTGAAATCCTGCTCAGGATGCTGGAAAACGCAGATGTGTTTATTCAAAACCTGCTGCCGGGCGCGCTGGCCAAGCTCGGGCTCGATTCCGCGACTCTGAGAGAGAGCTTCCCGCGTCTCGTGACCTGCGACATCACCGGATATGGCGAAGACGGCCCGATGCGCGACGCCAAGGCCTATGACCTTCTGGTGCAATGCGAGAGCGGTCTGGCATCAGTGACCGGTACACCCGACGGACCAGGACGGGTGGGCGTGTCGGTCTGCGATATCGCCACCGGTATGACAGCCCATGCTGGAATCTGCGAAGCACTTGTCGGGCGTGATCGCACCGGCAAGGGCAGCGGCGTTTCCGTGGCAATGTTTGATGTGATGGCCGACTGGATGTCGGTTCCGCTGCTGTATCACGATTACCTTGGCAAGCCGACACCTCGTGTCGGACTGAACCACACGGTCATCTGCCCGTACGGGGCCTATGAATGCAAGGACGGTCAGCTTGTCGTCATTACCGTTCAGCACAGCGGCGAATGGCAACGGTTCTGTGAACACATACTGGGCGATGCGGCTTTGGCAACCGACCCCCGGTTCCATGACAACACGTCGCGAATTGAAAACAAACCCGCGCTCGAAGTTCTCATCAAGGCCGTGTTCGCCTCGCATGACCGCGCCGAGATGCTGAAGCGGCTTGACGCTGCGGGCATTGCGTCTGGCGCGGTGAACGATGTGGCGACCCTGTCCGATCACCCCCAGCTCGACCGGTCCGTGATTGCCACGCCGTCCGGTGAAATCAACGTCCCGTCACCCCCGATCCGTCGCAGCCTCGGTGAAACGGCACTGGGTGCCTGCCCGGCCTTCGATGCGCAAGGCAAAGCCCTTCGCGCTGAGTTCGGCCGTCGTTCATAA
- a CDS encoding CoA transferase: protein MAAENKPGILQGVKIVDLTSVVFGPLATQMLGDLGADVIKVEGPEGDLLRQVQPSRNKLMGAAFLGANRNKRSVVLDLKTQTGRDQLRKLLIDADVTISSIRPAALARLSLDPETLRQENPNLITVSATGFGQDGPYAAKPAFDDSVQSVSGLASLATLRDPEAPPAYAPTILADKLGGVTAAYAVMGALFHRERTGEAQHVEVPMFETLAAFLLAEHMDGATFEELPQDFGYARMLVPHRHPVQTADGYITILPYTNVQWARFFKTVGRNDMIDHVWVTDMDARSRNIGAVYDMVAHIALTRTTDEWLDLMEQADIPAMPVRNLSDLPNDPHLAATGFFQRIDHPTEGAIWTTRPPVRFSATPARHDHRPAPRLGEHSDEILGPGRE from the coding sequence ATGGCCGCTGAGAACAAACCGGGGATCCTTCAAGGCGTGAAGATCGTCGATCTGACTTCTGTGGTTTTCGGACCTTTGGCGACGCAGATGCTGGGCGATCTGGGGGCCGATGTGATCAAGGTCGAAGGCCCCGAGGGCGATCTTCTTCGCCAGGTCCAGCCATCGCGCAACAAGCTGATGGGTGCCGCTTTTCTGGGGGCCAACCGTAACAAGCGCAGTGTCGTACTCGACCTCAAAACGCAAACCGGTCGCGATCAGTTGCGCAAGTTGCTCATCGATGCCGATGTGACGATTTCGAGCATCCGGCCTGCGGCGCTGGCCAGATTGTCTTTGGATCCCGAAACCCTACGCCAGGAAAACCCGAACCTGATCACGGTATCCGCCACCGGTTTCGGGCAGGACGGGCCCTATGCCGCCAAGCCTGCATTCGACGATTCCGTCCAGTCGGTGTCGGGATTGGCCAGCCTGGCGACCCTTCGCGACCCCGAGGCACCGCCCGCCTATGCCCCGACAATTCTCGCCGACAAGCTTGGCGGGGTCACCGCTGCCTATGCCGTGATGGGTGCCCTATTCCACCGCGAACGTACTGGAGAGGCCCAGCATGTCGAGGTTCCGATGTTTGAGACGCTGGCCGCCTTCCTGTTGGCCGAACATATGGATGGTGCCACCTTTGAAGAGCTTCCGCAGGATTTCGGCTATGCCCGCATGCTGGTTCCGCACCGGCATCCAGTTCAGACCGCTGATGGCTACATCACAATTCTGCCTTACACCAACGTACAATGGGCGCGGTTTTTCAAGACGGTTGGGCGCAATGACATGATCGACCATGTCTGGGTCACGGACATGGACGCCCGTAGCCGCAACATCGGCGCAGTATACGATATGGTGGCGCACATTGCGCTGACCCGGACCACAGATGAGTGGCTTGACCTCATGGAGCAGGCCGACATACCCGCCATGCCAGTGCGCAACCTGTCAGATTTGCCGAACGATCCCCATCTTGCCGCAACCGGGTTCTTTCAACGGATTGATCACCCGACCGAAGGTGCGATCTGGACGACACGCCCGCCGGTTCGCTTTTCGGCGACCCCTGCGCGACATGATCATCGCCCGGCCCCGCGACTTGGGGAACACAGCGACGAAATTCTGGGGCCGGGCAGGGAGTAG
- a CDS encoding acyl-CoA dehydrogenase family protein — protein sequence MIPRTIFGDEHEEFRRSVHRFLAEEVMPHHEAWEEQQHVDRKIWNLAGDMGMLCPTVPEEYGGPGGDRLYSVVALEEMMRAGASGIGWPVHSDIVAPYIVAYGSEEQKQQWLPKLVSGETVGAIAMTEPGTGSDLQGIRTQIAEDGDDYILNGSKTFITNGYLCDLAIVAVRSADGEKGAKGVSLLLVEADRPGFSKAKPLKKVGMKAQDTCELFFENVRVPKSNILGGEKGLHQGFTMLMRELAWERMVIAVMCAAGARSAFEQTVEYTKNRKAFGKPVASFQNSRFKLAEMRSEIEIGQVYVDRCLELVLQDKLSPEAAAAAKYWCSDMMNRVIDECVQLHGGYGYMLEYPVARAWADARVMRIFGGTNEIMKELIARSMDV from the coding sequence ATGATTCCGCGCACCATCTTCGGTGACGAGCACGAGGAGTTCCGCCGCAGCGTGCACCGCTTCCTCGCGGAAGAGGTCATGCCGCATCACGAGGCATGGGAAGAACAGCAGCACGTCGACCGCAAGATCTGGAACCTTGCAGGCGACATGGGCATGCTCTGTCCGACCGTTCCGGAGGAATACGGCGGACCGGGCGGCGACCGGCTGTACAGCGTGGTCGCGCTCGAGGAGATGATGCGCGCAGGCGCCTCGGGCATCGGCTGGCCGGTTCACTCGGACATCGTGGCACCGTACATCGTTGCCTACGGCTCGGAAGAGCAGAAGCAGCAGTGGCTGCCGAAGCTGGTATCCGGCGAGACGGTCGGCGCCATCGCGATGACCGAGCCCGGCACCGGCTCCGATCTGCAGGGCATCCGCACGCAGATTGCGGAGGATGGTGACGACTACATCCTCAACGGCAGCAAGACCTTCATCACCAACGGCTACCTCTGCGATCTCGCCATCGTGGCGGTGCGCTCCGCCGATGGCGAGAAGGGTGCCAAGGGCGTGTCGCTGCTGCTGGTGGAAGCCGATCGCCCCGGCTTCAGCAAGGCCAAGCCGCTCAAGAAGGTCGGCATGAAGGCGCAGGACACCTGCGAGCTGTTCTTCGAGAACGTGCGGGTGCCCAAGTCCAACATCCTGGGCGGCGAGAAGGGGCTGCATCAGGGCTTCACGATGCTCATGCGCGAGCTCGCCTGGGAGCGCATGGTGATCGCCGTGATGTGCGCCGCCGGCGCGCGCAGCGCCTTCGAGCAGACCGTCGAGTACACCAAGAACCGCAAGGCCTTCGGCAAGCCGGTGGCGAGCTTCCAGAACAGTCGCTTCAAGCTCGCCGAGATGCGCTCCGAGATCGAGATCGGGCAGGTCTACGTCGACCGCTGCCTGGAGCTCGTGCTGCAGGACAAGCTGTCGCCGGAGGCCGCCGCGGCGGCGAAGTACTGGTGCTCCGACATGATGAACCGGGTGATCGACGAGTGCGTGCAGCTGCACGGTGGCTATGGCTACATGCTCGAGTATCCGGTGGCGCGGGCGTGGGCCGATGCCCGTGTCATGCGCATCTTCGGCGGCACCAACGAGATCATGAAGGAACTGATCGCACGCTCGATGGATGTTTGA
- a CDS encoding alpha/beta hydrolase has translation MPYFQARDGARLHYLDIGRGTPNVMLHAFGMRAAFWLPYVLPYVLTNRFVMLDFRGFGGSRHVRLTRADALGQNADDVQDLLAHLKLDNPRMVGFSIGAASAFAYQQRYGFDHLRAYMHVDQTPCIANKPDWRWGLMGDDNEAAFERGRALLQAFDGVDHALPFKQLPPDLQEQFWAWFAEFFRSCFGSIWWRLVLGAGGVRYGRILLEPNNWSAYLRCVASFIEQDYDFRDSLRSVRTPLWVLVGRSSQVFPAQGQRHIARLVPGARVHEFRGAGHVIPVEAATRFTYTLGRFLART, from the coding sequence ATGCCCTACTTCCAGGCGCGTGACGGCGCGCGATTGCACTATCTCGACATCGGTCGCGGCACACCCAACGTCATGCTGCATGCCTTCGGCATGCGTGCGGCGTTCTGGCTGCCGTACGTGTTGCCCTACGTGCTCACCAACCGCTTCGTCATGCTCGACTTCCGCGGTTTCGGTGGTTCGCGGCACGTACGATTGACGCGTGCCGATGCGCTGGGCCAGAACGCCGACGATGTCCAGGATCTGCTGGCGCACCTGAAGCTCGACAATCCGCGCATGGTCGGATTCTCGATCGGAGCCGCCAGCGCCTTCGCGTACCAGCAGCGCTATGGCTTCGATCATCTGCGTGCCTACATGCACGTCGACCAGACGCCCTGCATCGCCAACAAGCCGGACTGGCGCTGGGGCCTGATGGGCGACGACAACGAGGCCGCCTTCGAGCGCGGTCGCGCGCTGCTGCAGGCCTTCGACGGCGTGGACCATGCGCTGCCCTTCAAGCAGCTGCCACCGGACCTGCAGGAGCAGTTCTGGGCCTGGTTCGCGGAGTTCTTCCGCAGCTGCTTCGGGAGCATCTGGTGGCGGCTCGTGCTCGGCGCCGGCGGGGTGCGCTACGGCCGCATCCTGCTGGAGCCGAACAACTGGAGTGCCTACCTGCGCTGCGTGGCATCGTTCATCGAGCAGGACTACGACTTCCGGGATTCGCTGCGCTCGGTGCGCACGCCGCTGTGGGTGCTGGTCGGCCGATCGTCGCAGGTATTCCCGGCGCAGGGGCAGCGCCACATCGCCCGGTTGGTGCCCGGCGCCCGCGTCCACGAGTTCCGCGGCGCGGGGCATGTGATCCCGGTCGAGGCGGCAACGCGATTTACCTATACGCTGGGTCGCTTCCTTGCCAGGACCTGA
- a CDS encoding DUF4334 domain-containing protein, with protein sequence MDAVAAVERFRELRGQSGRIAVGELERVYDALEPVECESILGRWKGGDFDTGHPVTQQLAATGWYGKTFHSVEEVDPLICRGADGELFSDLETMGGGASLWMVAYRGKVSATMVYDRRPVLDHFRRIDDDTLMGVMNGKGVLHDGHPYYFYLQRVDAGA encoded by the coding sequence ATGGACGCGGTGGCAGCGGTGGAGCGCTTCCGGGAACTGCGGGGGCAGTCGGGGCGCATTGCAGTCGGCGAGCTCGAGCGCGTGTACGACGCGCTCGAGCCGGTCGAATGCGAGTCCATCCTGGGACGCTGGAAGGGCGGGGACTTCGATACCGGGCACCCGGTCACGCAGCAGCTTGCGGCGACCGGCTGGTACGGGAAGACCTTCCACTCGGTCGAAGAGGTCGATCCGCTGATCTGCCGGGGGGCGGATGGCGAGCTGTTCTCCGATCTCGAGACCATGGGCGGCGGCGCCAGCCTCTGGATGGTTGCCTACCGGGGCAAGGTGTCGGCGACCATGGTCTACGACCGGCGCCCGGTGCTCGACCATTTCCGCCGCATCGACGATGACACCCTCATGGGTGTCATGAACGGCAAGGGTGTGCTGCACGACGGTCACCCTTACTACTTCTACCTTCAGCGGGTCGACGCCGGTGCCTAG